The Symphalangus syndactylus isolate Jambi chromosome 11, NHGRI_mSymSyn1-v2.1_pri, whole genome shotgun sequence genome contains a region encoding:
- the LOC129457672 gene encoding beta-defensin 104A, with translation MQRLVLLLTISLLLYQDLPVRSELEWDRICGYGTARCRNKCRSQEYRIGRCPNTFACCLRKWDESLLNSTIP, from the exons ATGCAGAGACTTGTGCTGCTATTAACCATTTCTCTTCTACTCTATCAAGATCTTCCAG TGAGAAGCGAACTTGAGTGGGACAGAATATGTGGTTATGGGACTGCCCGCTGCCGGAACAAATGTCGAAGCCAAGAATATAGAATTGGAAGATGTCCCAATACCTTTGCGTGCTGTTTGAGAAAATGGGATGAGAGCTTACTGAATAGTACAATACCCTGA
- the LOC129457806 gene encoding beta-defensin 106A-like, with the protein MRTFLFLFAVLFFLTPAKNAFFDEKCDKLKGTCKNNCRKNEELIALCQKSLKCCQTIQPCRNIID; encoded by the exons ATGAggactttcctctttctctttgctGTGCTCTTCTTTCTGACCCCAG CCAAGAATGCATTTTTTGATGAGAAATGTGACAAACTTAAAGGGACATGCAAAAACAATTGTCGGAAAAATGAAGAACTTATTGCTCTCTGCCAGAAGTCTCTGAAATGCTGTCAGACCATCCAGCCATGTAGGAACATTATAGATTAA
- the LOC129457775 gene encoding beta-defensin 105A-like: protein MALIRKTFYFLFAVFFILVQLPSGCQAGLDFSQPFPSGEFAVFESCKISQGKCRKECLENEKPGGNCRLNFLCCRQSI, encoded by the exons ATGGCCCTGATCaggaagacattttattttctatttgctgTGTTCTTCATTTTGGTTCAACTGCCATCAG gGTGCCAGGCAGGACTTGATTTTTCCCAACCATTTCCCTCGG GTGAGTTTGCCGTCTTTGAGTCGTGCAAGATCAGTCAGGGAAAATGCAGGAAGGAGTGCTTGGAGAATGAGAAGCCCGGTGGAAATTGCAGGCTGAACTTTCTCTGCTGCAGACAGAGTATCTGA